In the genome of Arachis stenosperma cultivar V10309 chromosome 6, arast.V10309.gnm1.PFL2, whole genome shotgun sequence, the window gttGGTAAACCCAGGTATTTGTCTTGAGCGCCAACATTCGGGACTTGAAGGATGGCTACAAAGGTTTCCCTCTCTGATTGCGGTGTATTCCGACTGAAAAACACAGCAGATTTATTCAGGTTCACGTCTTGTCCACTTATACTATTGTAGTCATTCAATACCTGCATTATATTTTGGCATGCCTGAGAATTTGCTTTGCTGAAAATTATAGAGTCATCTGCGAAAAACAAATGTGTAATAGTAGGGCAGCTACTGTTTAATCTGAGCCCGACAATATCATTATTTTGTTCTCTTCTGTGTAGCAAGTGGGAGAGTCCCTCTGCGCAAAGAATGAAAAGATAGGGTGAAAGAAGATCCCCTTGTCGGAGACCTCTTGTAGGTTTAAAGAAACCTTTAGGTTGACCATCCACAGTAACAGAATAGGAAACGGTAGTTACACACTCCTTCATCCATCCTATCCACCGATCACAAAATCCCAATTGACTCATAACCTTCCATAGGAAGCACCATTCCACCTTGTCATATGCTTTGCTCATGTCGAGTTTCAAGGCTAGATTCCAAtcaccaaattttttattcttcaaAAAATGCATGTACTCATGTGCTATGAGGACATTGTCACTAATCAACCGCCCCTTTATGAATGCACTCTGATTATCACTAATTATCCGATTCATGATAAATTGCATACGATGTATCAAGACCTTCGAAATAATTTTATAGAAGACTGAGCTTAAACTGATAGGTCGTACCTGTGACATGGTAGCAGCTTCAGGTATTTTAGGAATAAGACAAATGAGTGTATGATTAAAAGACCTCAGCATTCTTCCGCCTGAGAAAAAACTAGTGACTGCTTTTATAATATCTTCTTTAATAGTATCCCAAAAGAAGTGATAGAATTTCGCCGTAAAACCATCGTCTCCTGGGGCTGAGAAAGAGTTAATTGAAAAGACTGCCCTCTTAATCTCTTGCTCACTAATTGGTCTTGTAAGGGCCCAATTGTTCTGTCTAGACACCTTCCTTCTCATTGTTGAGAGCCATGCACTTGGGTTAGCAGGGGAGCTCGAACTGAACAGTGTTTCAAAGTATTTCTGCGCTGTCCTCCTTATTCCTTCCGGATCAGAGTGCACCTCCCCTCTTTCATCTTCAAGTTTCTGTATTCTATTGTGCTTATTTCTCATTTGCGCCCTTGAGTGAAAATACTTCGTGTTTTGATCACCATATTTTAGCCACTGCTCTCTTGCTTTCTCTTTCCAATAGCGTTCCTCACTTAGGTAGGCTTCTGTAAGTGCTTCTTCTAAAACCTTAATACAAAAGTTGTCTGCTTGCTGTGCTTtgcttttttcttcttctatcttctgTTTAAGTTGCTGGATCTGTCTTAGTGAGTTGCTGCCGGGCTGTTGTTGCCACTCAACAAGGCGATGTCGAACAATTTTAAGCTTTGTGTAAAGACGAAACATAGGTGAGCCTTCTATAGATTCCTTCCATGTGTCTTTTACAATCTATCCAACCACCTCATTATCACACCACCTCTCCTGAAACCTAAACCTCCTCTTAAACCTCCGTTGCTCGACCTCCGATTCAAACAGCAGTGGTCTATGATCGGAACCTTGATCATTTAAATGGAAGATCGCTGCTCTCGAGTATAATTCCAATAAATTCATAGATACCAAACACCGATCTAATCGCTCTCTTATCAAATTTCCCCCAAACTGCTTATTGCACCAAGTAAATTTGCTTCCTTCATATCCCAAATCAATTAGGCCTGCTgcatttataaaattattaaaattttcaatagATGCAACTGATTTCATCCTCCCTCCATCCTTCTCATCATGAGCCATTATGGCATTAAAATCACCAATAACCATATAAGGATCTTCCATACCTTCTAATTGATTCAAAATGGTGCCATACTGTTGGTTTCACAGTCCTTCTTCACTGTGTAAATGCACTGCAAAAACGCCACACTCTCTCTGTAGCCTCCTGTCTGTCCATCTAAAATAAATGAAACATTCTGCACTTTTCACCACTGCAATATCTACACCTTTCCTCCATGCCAACACCAATCCTCCTGCTAGTCCTTGAGGTTCAACACAACTAACATTTGTAAACCCCAATTTATGGCATTGGCCTGTCACAAACGAAGAACTATTCTTTGTCTCACATAAGAACAAAACTTCGGGGGAACGAGATCTATtgatctcttttatgttgtgaACTGTCAGGGGTTTCTCCAAACCCCGACAGTTCCACATCATCATCTTCATACCTCTTCGGGTGCCAAATTTGGGCTGGCACCCTCCCCCTTTGTCTCTGAGCTTTCATTACTAATGCATTATTTTTTTCCTCCATTGTCTGCTACCTGCTCCGTTATTCTCCTTTTTTCACCACTGAATATTTTATACTTACTTCCACTCCTCCTTGCAAGTTGTTTTAACTTCATCCTTCGGCCATCTTCCTCTAGTGTGTCAGATTCTCGGCCAATATTGAAGCCTGAGCTCATTGCCTCCTCCACTCCTTTTAGTCCtccctttctcttttcttcattAGCTTCACTTTCAGTGCTGCCGTCATTAAAATATTCTTTGTCTCCACATTTTTTATGCACTAACAACAGCCTCTCCCTTTGATCTGCCACTATCTTCTCCCATGCCCCCATTACCACTATTATCTTCCTTCGATTTGCTTCCCAGTTGCTCATTTTCACCACTGTTTTCCTGCATTGAGAGATTGGCAAAGCTCCTTAGCAAGTTAACTGGAGTCTGTTTTTTAGGGCCTTCAATCTGAGACATCTCAACCTTAGGAATATTAGGATTTGAATTCTCCTTGTAACTTTCAACCCTCTAACCTAATTGTTCGGCTTTTAACCAAGTCCCCCACTTCTCCTCTTGCACTTCTCCCTTAattgaatcttcaaggtgttgaTTGCATCCTCTACTTTCATGTCCGAGGTGACCACAATAGTTGCAGAATGTCTCGATTCGCTCATATTTTACGGATAACTCAATCACGTTTCTATTAGGTCCAGCAATCCTGAGGCTTCTTCTTAAAGGTTTTGTAGCATCCATGAGAATTTTAACCTTTAAGATTCTACTTTCTCTTCCTCTCATTgagtaaaaatccacttccactACTTCTCCCATAGTACCTCCAATCTTCCTCCCTAACTCCTTTGATTTATAGTGCTCTGGAATCCCCCACAGTTGTACCCAAATTGGGACTCGAGATAGTTCATCATTGTTATTAATATCCTTCTCCTCCCACCTTTTGATATTGACAATGTAATTTTTCAGCAACCATGGTGCACCGCGTTCTACGCGAACCAGATCCACTTCCTTTTCAAAGAAGAATTGGAATAGGTTATCACCTAAATCCATAATCTTAAACCCTTCTGGGTGAGACCAGATCGCTCTCATTGCTCCTTCCACTGTACCAACTCCAAAGGATCGATCTGCCAAGATCCGGCCTATAAGACTTTTGGCACAGATCTGGAGACTTTCTTCTATTTCTTCCTTCCCAAACACAATAATGTTCTCGTCCTCCAACCCTCCAGTGTCATCTAACACCACTCGTTGACCAGCATTACGTTCAGCCATGGTTACTATCAGAGCACAATTTAGTTTGtgagaatttgatttgaaattgaaagaatTAACCCTACAAGGAGAAACCCTAGCAGAGTACGCTTTAAATCCTAGCAGGACAAtgtttttttaagaaaatatgtTTCTTTTTTTCACTAACAATGTAAAccatatttaattaatttgaatgaaACCATATTTATcattatcttttatcttttatatgaTGTAATGGTAGTTTAGTGAAAATACGAGTCATAAGGAGTTATCCACACGGTTGGATATTTATCACTCATATCTCGGAACTTAAAATTCTTTCGCCTAATCTTTAGTATCAAAATCGTTATCTTTTGTAAATTTGGTGTTTTGAAAAATCTAAGCCAAATGTTAATATTGTAATGTCAatgtcaccaaaaaaaaaaaattgtaatgtcaatataaatttatatattttgataaatttaaatttcatatattatattaataaaatatttgatttaattatttatcacgttaaatatcataaaaaaaaaagaaagaggctGTTGCTATAATTTTTTGTGACTAATGTTACACGTTATCTAATTAATTTTagcttaaaataatatttgtttaaTACTAACAACTCATATTTTATGTTATAACtccataaaaaaaaagtaataaattgAAAATCGTCGAACGATATTTGTTATTGC includes:
- the LOC130934508 gene encoding uncharacterized protein LOC130934508, whose translation is MAERNAGQRVVLDDTGGLEDENIIVFGKEEIEESLQICAKSLIGRILADRSFGVGTVEGAMRAIWSHPEGFKIMDLGDNLFQFFFEKEVDLVRVERGAPWLLKNYIVNIKRWEEKDINNNDELSRVPIWVQLWGIPEHYKSKELGRKIGGTMGEVVEVDFYSMRGRESRILKVKILMDATKPLRRSLRIAGPNRNVIELSVKYERIETFCNYCGHLGHESRGCNQHLEDSIKGEVQEEKWGTWKTVVKMSNWEANRRKIIVVMGAWEKIVADQRERLLLVHKKCGDKEYFNDGSTESEANEEKRKGGLKGVEEAMSSGFNIGRESDTLEEDGRRMKLKQLARRSGSKYKIFSGEKRRITEQVADNGGKK